The proteins below are encoded in one region of Coffea arabica cultivar ET-39 chromosome 4c, Coffea Arabica ET-39 HiFi, whole genome shotgun sequence:
- the LOC140004684 gene encoding pectinesterase QRT1-like has translation MDLRNSSTFAVVFLMFFFWRNVAVNASRGGVGPELITWSQSHHEPFVEVDLNGKGNFTSVQAAIDKVRTDNINRFKIYIHPGIYREKVTIPKYKDYITLIGVDDGQSKTVTTWNDSVTVIVEASYVVATNITFENTGVSPPGNTRNKGVAALKITGDKNFYYKESTINSIAKGKGVIAVNNRDNLNTTGGFAFLGSNVTGTGKLLLSTASGKYSRVVYSYTNLDNVIDPRGWSDGNDPAKQKTLIFGEYKNTGKGADRSHRVAWAKYFTPSYALPFLSRDFINGNEWLDLD, from the exons ATGGACTTGAGAAACTCTAGTACCTTTGCTGTGGTTTTCTTGATGTTTTTCTTTTGGCGTAATGTTGCAGTTAATGCTTCTAGGGGTGGTGTTGGACCTGAGCTTATAACATGGTCCCAGTCTCATCATGAACCGTTTGTGGAAGTTGATCTGAATGGAAAGGGCAACTTTACTTCAGTGCAAGCAGCAATCGACAAGGTTCGAACAGACAATATTAACAGATTCAAAATTTACATACATCCAGGAATCTATAG GGAAAAGGTGACTATTCCGAAATATAAGGACTATATTACTTTAATTGGAGTCGATGATGGACAATCTAAAACAGTTACTACTTGGAACGACTCAGTAACAGTCATCGTTGAAGCCAGTTACGTCGTTGCCACCAACATCACATTTGAG AACACAGGTGTTTCTCCCCCTGGAAACACTCGGAATAAAGGAGTTGCTGCACTCAAAATAACAGGAgacaaaaatttttactataaa GAGTCAACCATCAATTCAATAGCCAAGGGTAAAGGAGTGATAGCTGTTAACAACAGGGATAATCTTAATACAACTGGAGGATTTGCTTTCCTGGGAAGTAACGTTACTGGAACTGGCAAACTTCTCTTGTCTACAGCTTCTGGAAAGTATTCTCGAGTAGTATATTCATATACCAATTTGGACAATGTCATAGATCCCCGAGGTTGGAGTGATGGGAATGATCCGGCTAAACAAAA gaCTCTAATTTTTGGAGAGTACAAGAACACTGGAAAAGGAGCAGACAGGAGTCATCGGGTGGCATGGGCAAAATATTTCACTCCCTCATATGCCTTGCCTTTTCTCAGTAGAGATTTTATTAATGGAAATGAGTGGCTGGACTTGGACTAA
- the LOC113739891 gene encoding serine/threonine protein phosphatase 2A 55 kDa regulatory subunit B beta isoform-like codes for MTLSSISTPHTTEWKFSQVFGEPAPGEDVQQTDIISAIEFEKGGDYVAVGDHGGRVVIFEKRTPKDDSLEYITRNELEQNDFMIRHPPNYQYKTEFQSHEPEFDYLKSLEIEEKINKVRWCMSPNGSLFILSTNDRTVKLWKVKESKVKKVKEMDLDPFVASENSLLAEKSFSSIPETTPLSNGVEWADKTFNGAYSSVSHTKVPKFEDSPPARCRKAYAHAHDFNINSTSNNSDGETFLSADDFRVNLWNLEISDQCFNIIDMKPPNMEDLTEVITSAEFHPFHCNLLAYSSSRGYIRLVDMRKSAICDQSSRILHDGASNGSKSFFTEIVASISDLKFASNGRHILSRDYMSLKLWDIHMENSPVATYKIHEHLRPKLSDLYNNDALFDKFACCLRGDGLQFATGSYSNQVHIFSHGGGVEDITFEASKNPNRKPLMHANTRARRRSLSNLTRAFSRHGQENLNSEHNEFYCNLNAKLLHLAWHPNKDLIACAAGSSVFMHYLW; via the exons ATGACTTTGAGCTCGATCTCAACTCCTCATACCACTGAATGGAAGTTCTCTCAGGTCTTTGGGGAACCAGCTCCGGGTGAAGATGTCCAGCAAA CTGATATCATTTCTGCAATTGAGTTCGAAAAGGGTGGTGATTATGTTGCTGTTGGAGATCATGGTGGGCGTGttgtaatttttgaaaagagGACCCCTAAAGAT GATTCACTTGAGTACATTACTCGAAATGAGCTAGAGCAAAATGATTTCATGATAAGGCACCCTCCCAACTATCAATACAAGACTGAGTTCCAGAGTCATGAACCAGAG TTTGATTACCTGAAGAGCTTGGAAATTGAAGAGAAGATCAACAAAGTGAGATGGTGTATGTCTCCTAACGGATCACTATTCATTCTTTCAACAAATGATAGGACTGTAAAGCTATGGAAG GTCAAGGAAAGTAAAGTCAAGAAAGTTAAAGAAATGGATCTTGATCCTTTTGTTGCTTCAGAAAATTCCCTTTTGGCTGAGAAGAGTTTTTCTAGCATTCCAGAAACAACACCCCTTTCTAATGGTGTAGAATGGGCAGACAAAACTTTCAATGGCGCATACTCTAGTGTCAGCCATACCAAG GTGCCAAAATTTGAAGATAGTCCACCAGCAAGATGTAGAAAGGCATATGCTCATGCTCATGATTTCAATATCAACTCTACCTCAAACAATAG TGATGGTGAGACATTTCTATCTGCAGATGACTTCAGGGTAAACCTGTGGAACCTTGAGATCAGTGATCAGTGTTTCAATATTATTGACATGAAGCCACCTAATATGGAGGATCTTACAG AGGTAATTACATCAGCAGaattccatccatttcactgtAATCTGCTCGCTTACAGTAGTTCAAGGGGATATATCCGGCTAGTAGACATGAGAAAGTCAGCGATATGTGATCAAAGTTCAAGGAT ATTGCATGATGGAGCATCCAATGGGTCCAAATCATTTTTTACAGAGATCGTTGCATCAATATCAGATTTGAAGTTTGCATCTAATGGAAGACACATCTTAAGTCGTGATTACATGAGCCTAAAG CTGTGGGATATACATATGGAGAATTCTCCAGTTGCAACATACAAGATTCATGAGCATCTTCGGCCCAAG CTGTCTGATCTGTATAACAACGACGCCCTATTTGATAAATTTGCTTGCTGTCTCAGAGGAGATGGACTTCAGTTTGCAACTGGATCATATAG CAACCAAGTGCATATTTTTTCTCACGGAGGAGGTGTAGAAGATATCACATTTGAAGCtagcaaaaatccaaatag GAAGCCACTCATGCACGCTAATACGAGAGCTCGTAGAAGATCTCTGAGTAATCTGACTCGTGCATTTTCCCGACATG GGCAAGAAAATCTAAATTCAGAACATAACGAGTTCTATTGTAACTTGAACGCTAAGTTGCTGCATCTGGCTTGGCATCCCAACAAAGATTTGATTGCTTGTGCTGCTGGGAGCAGTGTGTTTATGCATTATTTGTGGTAA